A single Apodemus sylvaticus chromosome 20, mApoSyl1.1, whole genome shotgun sequence DNA region contains:
- the Lrrc10 gene encoding leucine-rich repeat-containing protein 10 encodes MGNTIRALVAFIPTDRCQSYVVGDLREMPLDRMVDLSGRQLRRFPLHVCSFTELVKLYLSDNHLHSLPPDLAQLQNLQILALDFNNFKALPQVVCTLKQLCILYLGNNKLCDLPEELSLLQNLRTLWLESNCLTRLPDVVCELRLLKTLHAGSNALRLLPGQLRRLRELRTIWLSGNQLADFPPVLLRMPFLEVIDVDRNSIRYFPSLAHLTNLKLVIYDHNPCRNAPKVGKGVRRVGRWAEETPEPNPRKARRYALAKEENQEPPPPLLPPSS; translated from the coding sequence ATGGGGAACACCATCCGGGCCCTCGTGGCTTTCATCCCCACCGACCGCTGCCAGAGTTATGTGGTGGGAGACCTCCGGGAGATGCCTCTGGACCGGATGGTGGATCTGAGCGGGAGGCAGCTGCGTCGCTTCCCACTGCACGTGTGCTCCTTCACCGAGCTGGTAAAGCTCTACCTCAGCGACAATCACCTTCACAGCCTGCCTCCCGACCTGGCCCAGCTGCAGAACCTGCAGATCCTGGCTTTGGATTTCAACAACTTCAAAGCTCTCCCCCAGGTGGTGTGTACCTTGAAACAGCTCTGCATCCTTTACCTGGGCAATAACAAACTCTGTGACCTCCCGGAGGAGCTCAGCCTGCTCCAGAACCTCCGGACCCTGTGGCTTGAGTCCAACTGCCTCACCCGGCTGCCCGATGTGGTGTGTGAGCTGCGGCTCCTTAAAACCCTGCACGCGGGTTCCAACGCCCTGCGTCTGCTGCCCGGCCAGCTCCGGCGCCTGCGCGAGCTCAGGACCATCTGGCTCTCCGGGAACCAGCTCGCTGACTTCCCCCCTGTGCTGCTTCGCATGCCCTTCCTGGAGGTGATCGACGTGGATCGGAACAGCATCCGCTACTTCCCCAGCCTGGCCCACTTGACAAATCTGAAGCTGGTCATCTATGACCACAATCCTTGCAGAAACGCCCCCAAGGTGGGCAAAGGCGTTCGCCGTGTTGGGAGATGGGCAGAGGAGACCCCAGAGCCTAACCCCAGAAAAGCTAGGCGATACGCGCTGGCCAAGGAAGAGAATCAAGAGCCACCTCCCCCACTTCTTCCCCCCAGCTCTTGA
- the Cct2 gene encoding T-complex protein 1 subunit beta, with product MASLSLAPVNIFKAGADEERAETARLSSFIGAIAIGDLVKSTLGPKGMDKILLSSGRDASLMVTNDGATILKNIGVDNPAAKVLVDMSRVQDDEVGDGTTSVTVLAAELLREAESLIAKKIHPQTIIAGWREATKAAREALLSSAVDHGSDEVRFWQDLMNIAGTTLSSKLLTHHKDHFTKLAVEAVLRLKGSGNLEAIHVIKKLGGSLADSYLDEGFLLDKKIGVNQPKRIENAKILIANTGMDTDKIKIFGSRVRVDSTAKVAEIEHAEKEKMKEKVERILKHGINCFINRQLIYNYPEQLFGAAGVMAIEHADFAGVERLALVTGGEIASTFDHPELVKLGSCKLIEEVMIGEDKLIHFSGVALGEACTIVLRGATQQILDEAERSLHDALCVLAQTVKDPRTVYGGGCSEMLMAHAVTKLASRTPGKEAVAMESFAKALRMLPTIIADNAGYDSADLVAQLRAAHSEGQITAGLDMKEGTIGDMAILGITESFQVKRQVLLSAAEAAEVILRVDNIIKAAPRKRVPDHHPC from the exons ATG GCCTCCCTTTCCCTCGCGCCTGTTAATATCTTCAAGGCTGGAGCTGATgaagagagagcagagacagcTCGCCTG tCATCCTTTATTGGTGCCATCGCCATTGGAGACTTAGTGAAGAGCACTTTGGGACCGAAGGGCATG GACAAAATTCTCCTAAGCAGTGGACGAGACGCCTCTCTAATGGTGACCAATGACGGAGCCACGATTCTGAAGAACATCGGTGTGGACAACCCAGCAGCGAAAGTTCTTGTCG ATATGTCAAGGGTTCAAGATGATGAAGTTGGTGATGGCACTACCTCTGTTACTGTCTTAGCCGCAGAGCTGCTCCGG GAAGCAGAATCTTTAATTGCAAAAAAGATACATCCACAGACCATCATCGCAGGCTGGAGAGAAGCCACAAAGGCCGCACGAGAGGCCCTGCTGAGCTCCGCGGTGGATCACGG TTCTGATGAAGTCAGATTCTGGCAAGATTTAATGAATATTGCAGGAACGACATTATCCTCAAAACTGCTCACTCACCACAAGGACCACTTCACCAAATTAGCCGTCGAGGCTGTTCTCAGACTGAAAGGCTCTGGTAATCTGGAGGCCATCCATGTCATCAAGAAACTCGGTGGGAGTCTGGCAGACTCCTATCTAGATGAAG GTTTTCTCTTGGATAAAAAAATTGGAGTAAATCAACCGAAGAGAATTGAAAATGCTAAAATTCTTATTGCAAAtactggaatggatacagataaaaTAAAG ATATTTGGCTCTCGGGTAAGAGTTGATTCCACAGCAAAGGTTGCAGAGATAGAACACGCAGaaaaggagaagatgaaggaaaagGTCGAACGTATTCTTAAGCATGGAATAAATTGCTTTATTAACAG ACAGTTGATTTACAATTACCCTGAACAACTCTTCGGTGCTGCTGGTGTCATGGCCATTGAGCACGCAGATTTCGCAGGTGTGGAGCGCCTGGCTCTCGTCACAG GTGGTGAAATTGCCTCTACCTTTGATCACCCAGAACTTGTGAAGCTTGGAAGTTGCAAACTTATTGAAGAAGTTATGATCGGAGAAGATAAACTCATTCACTTTTCTGGGGTTGCCCTTG GGGAGGCTTGTACCATCGTCCTTCGTGGTGCCACTCAGCAAATTTTGGATGAAGCTGAAAGATCTTTGCATGATGCCCTATGTGTTCTTGCCCAAACTGTCAAAGATCCTAGAACAGTTTACGGAGGAG GTTGTTCTGAGATGCTGATGGCTCATGCTGTGACAAAGCTTGCCAGCAGAACCCCAGGAAAAGAAGCCGTAGCAATGGAGTCGTTTGCTAAAGCCCTGAGGATG TTGCCAACCATCATAGCCGACAATGCAGGCTACGACAGTGCAGACCTGGTGGCCCAGCTCCGAGCTGCTCACAGTGAAGGCCAGATAACTGCTGGACTGG ATATGAAGGAAGGTACCATTGGCGATATGGCAATTCTGGGTATAACAGAGAGTTTTCAAGTAAAGCGACAGGTTCTTCTGAGTGCGGCGGAAGCGGCTGAGGTGATTCTGCGAGTGGACAACATTATCAAAGCAGCACCCAG gAAACGTGTCCCCGATCACCACCCCTGTTAA